In Myxococcus stipitatus, the following are encoded in one genomic region:
- a CDS encoding PKD domain-containing protein has protein sequence MSLESHHRRWRRVAVTTGAVVVLLGGLGLMRPSRDDAALASRSPVPPAPSMPDASVEQVRAPASSVGPLPAVPIPANVSGEALAVALGEERVVLASSTVVEHLEMDRPWACAGEQRTLAARVGGTPEPGALFRWVWPGQETGAELHPGTRIRWRAPAAPGTAFVRFQVCRDLGGRRVGILAEQLLRVEVRDCAGDASLEGRELTVAVIQQTNEAFLLRAVPSEAGALTGYSWDFGDGRSVVTSGPEVEHVYDTGTMDTRTFTVRLEAGRREGPPLRAKAFVSVRGQPPSDEPRPVTLAMSRTSANAETWRSEVSVEVPEERAVLWEQVERMTLHWDGQVEVMTRDWRDIITVEEERGRGAFRGFVEVHPNELATTVKQVVDVLHGRDTTGSQVSVSWASFKREAPHTTPSAGTQRPSK, from the coding sequence ATGTCGCTCGAATCCCATCATCGCCGCTGGCGGCGAGTCGCTGTCACCACCGGGGCTGTCGTCGTGCTGCTGGGCGGTCTGGGGCTGATGCGTCCCTCGCGAGATGACGCGGCGTTGGCCTCGCGAAGCCCGGTGCCACCGGCCCCCTCGATGCCTGACGCATCCGTGGAGCAGGTGCGTGCCCCCGCCTCCTCGGTGGGCCCGCTGCCGGCGGTGCCCATCCCCGCGAACGTCTCAGGCGAGGCCCTGGCGGTGGCGCTGGGCGAGGAGCGCGTGGTGCTGGCCTCCAGCACCGTCGTCGAGCACCTCGAAATGGACCGGCCCTGGGCCTGCGCGGGCGAGCAGCGCACCCTGGCGGCGAGGGTGGGAGGCACACCGGAGCCAGGGGCCCTCTTCCGGTGGGTCTGGCCCGGCCAGGAGACCGGCGCGGAGCTGCATCCAGGCACCCGCATCCGGTGGCGTGCGCCGGCCGCGCCGGGCACGGCCTTCGTGCGCTTCCAGGTGTGCCGGGACCTGGGGGGCCGCCGTGTCGGCATCCTTGCCGAGCAGCTGCTCCGAGTCGAGGTCCGCGACTGCGCTGGCGACGCATCACTCGAGGGGCGGGAGCTGACGGTGGCCGTCATCCAGCAAACCAACGAGGCGTTCCTCCTCCGCGCCGTGCCGTCCGAGGCTGGGGCCCTGACCGGGTACTCCTGGGACTTCGGTGACGGACGGAGCGTCGTCACTTCGGGGCCGGAGGTGGAGCATGTCTATGACACCGGAACAATGGACACGCGAACCTTCACGGTGCGGCTCGAGGCCGGGCGGCGCGAAGGCCCTCCGCTGCGCGCCAAGGCCTTCGTGAGCGTCCGGGGTCAACCGCCCTCCGATGAACCGCGGCCCGTGACCCTCGCGATGTCACGCACGAGCGCGAACGCGGAGACCTGGCGCAGCGAGGTGAGCGTGGAGGTTCCAGAGGAACGCGCCGTCCTCTGGGAGCAGGTGGAGCGGATGACCCTACACTGGGATGGCCAGGTGGAGGTCATGACGCGGGACTGGCGGGACATCATCACCGTCGAGGAGGAGCGCGGCCGAGGCGCCTTCCGAGGCTTCGTCGAGGTGCACCCGAACGAGCTCGCGACGACGGTGAAACAGGTCGTGGATGTCCTCCACGGACGAGACACCACTGGCTCGCAGGTCTCCGTGTCGTGGGCCTCGTTCAAACGGGAAGCTCCCCACACGACGCCCTCGGCCGGGACTCAGCGCCCCTCCAAGTAG
- a CDS encoding bifunctional metallophosphatase/5'-nucleotidase gives MRLSVSLRAASLCLVGVCSLLTACDSDDPPPRPGPRDTSPRTLTLLQTSDLHTNIFPWDYFSGKADAKRGLAKVATLIKQAREANPDCTLLVDTGDTIQGTPLGTYYGLVDNAPRHPMAVAMSELGYVAMAVGNHEFNYGLDVLNKFKSEVNFPLLGANVRKRADGSEALMPFVLTDVCEVKVGILGLVTPGVTTWERAENISGLRFDDPVETARAYVPKMRAAGADVVVVAIHGGPDKQPTGSASNPDSWLADYADGSKWADRGNLPGENPAVQIAQGVSGIDVLLTGHTHQPIPKMLLKNPEGREVLLTQPNRWGSHLADVQLQVTWSGERWGVDAHDSRLHVVDEQVAADATVTQLTQRYHDTTVTYVNQKIGTTTAAFPGGFAARYVDSPLGDLINLVQEDAAREAGFDVDLSLAAIFTNDGALPAGDVTLRDAYSIYIYDNTLYVMEINGSILRRALEMNTRYFGPLDANNLPPKPEGAKAASPVVADYNWDLYSRIEYGYDLTKPVGSRLTHLRFKGAEVMDDQVFVVAINNYRAGGGGGFSMFKEGRVLWTSADGVRDYVARYMQSHQNLAPDTVNTCNFSLTPDLYTPYFGATLGAAKCAPRK, from the coding sequence ATGCGTCTTTCCGTCTCGCTGCGTGCTGCCTCCCTGTGTCTCGTGGGTGTCTGTTCCCTGCTCACCGCCTGTGATTCCGACGACCCGCCTCCCAGGCCGGGACCTCGAGACACCTCTCCACGCACGTTGACGCTGCTGCAGACGAGCGACCTGCACACCAACATCTTCCCGTGGGACTACTTCAGCGGGAAGGCCGACGCGAAGCGAGGCCTCGCCAAGGTGGCCACGCTCATCAAGCAGGCCCGCGAGGCGAACCCAGACTGCACGCTGCTCGTCGACACGGGTGACACCATCCAAGGGACTCCGCTGGGGACCTATTACGGGCTCGTGGACAACGCGCCCCGCCACCCGATGGCCGTCGCGATGAGCGAGCTGGGCTACGTGGCCATGGCCGTGGGCAATCACGAGTTCAACTACGGCCTCGACGTGCTCAACAAGTTCAAGAGCGAGGTCAACTTCCCGCTGCTCGGGGCCAACGTGCGCAAGCGCGCGGATGGCTCCGAGGCCCTCATGCCCTTCGTGCTCACGGATGTCTGTGAGGTGAAGGTCGGCATCCTCGGCCTCGTGACGCCCGGTGTGACGACGTGGGAGCGCGCGGAGAACATCTCCGGCCTGCGCTTCGATGACCCGGTGGAGACGGCGCGGGCCTATGTGCCGAAGATGCGGGCGGCCGGCGCGGACGTGGTGGTGGTGGCCATCCACGGAGGTCCGGACAAGCAGCCCACCGGAAGCGCGAGCAACCCCGACTCGTGGCTCGCGGACTACGCGGATGGCTCGAAGTGGGCGGACCGGGGCAACCTCCCTGGAGAGAACCCGGCCGTGCAGATTGCCCAGGGCGTGTCCGGCATCGACGTGCTCCTCACGGGCCACACCCATCAGCCCATCCCGAAGATGCTGCTGAAGAACCCGGAGGGCCGCGAGGTTCTCCTCACCCAGCCCAACCGCTGGGGAAGCCACCTGGCGGACGTGCAGCTCCAGGTCACCTGGAGCGGCGAGCGCTGGGGCGTGGACGCACATGACTCCCGCCTGCACGTGGTGGATGAGCAGGTGGCGGCGGATGCCACCGTCACGCAGCTCACGCAGCGCTACCACGACACCACCGTCACCTACGTGAACCAGAAGATCGGCACCACCACGGCGGCGTTCCCGGGTGGCTTCGCCGCGCGCTATGTGGACAGCCCGCTGGGTGACCTCATCAATCTGGTCCAGGAGGATGCCGCGCGTGAGGCGGGCTTCGACGTGGACCTGTCCCTGGCAGCCATCTTCACCAACGACGGGGCGCTCCCTGCGGGAGATGTCACCCTGCGCGATGCCTACAGCATCTATATCTACGACAACACGCTGTATGTGATGGAGATCAACGGGTCCATCCTCCGCCGTGCGCTGGAGATGAACACGCGCTACTTCGGCCCGCTGGACGCGAACAACCTGCCCCCGAAGCCCGAGGGCGCGAAGGCCGCGTCGCCGGTGGTGGCCGATTACAACTGGGACCTCTATTCGCGCATCGAGTATGGCTATGACCTCACGAAGCCCGTGGGCTCCCGGCTCACGCACCTGCGCTTCAAGGGGGCGGAGGTCATGGACGACCAGGTCTTCGTCGTCGCCATCAACAACTACCGCGCGGGAGGTGGGGGTGGCTTCTCCATGTTCAAGGAGGGCCGCGTCCTGTGGACCTCCGCCGACGGTGTGCGCGATTACGTCGCCCGCTACATGCAATCGCACCAGAACCTGGCGCCGGACACGGTGAACACCTGCAACTTCTCGCTCACGCCGGACCTCTACACGCCGTACTTCGGTGCCACGCTCGGTGCCGCGAAGTGCGCGCCGAGGAAGTGA
- a CDS encoding FG-GAP repeat protein: MKESNLSVFAVTATLLVVAGAGAAKGQFAVASSAETGSGFAGFVGWSIEMGWCHHSGSQLLTGDFNGDGRADLLCHDVSSGTKWFAYSTF, encoded by the coding sequence ATGAAAGAGTCAAACTTGTCTGTCTTCGCTGTCACCGCGACACTGCTGGTTGTTGCTGGAGCGGGGGCGGCGAAAGGACAGTTCGCTGTCGCATCGAGCGCGGAGACTGGTTCGGGGTTTGCGGGCTTCGTGGGATGGAGCATTGAGATGGGGTGGTGCCATCACTCCGGCAGCCAACTCCTCACGGGAGACTTCAACGGGGACGGGCGGGCGGACCTGCTGTGCCACGACGTGAGCAGTGGAACCAAGTGGTTCGCCTACTCCACCTTCTAA
- a CDS encoding Ig-like domain-containing protein — translation MSVWPLLALTLTFGCAQDAAPVTPHVTAPAPEERGAEAPFDVGAVIRQVHFSWRADAEGFGGGHSTYSVRSSQTGLTLTPYHHDPRSEDVVAAPGEAEKARTPGPVQKGSPFLLGTPRLTRGGRSLTSTPAATGTVESDGHLVLARGEVTEHLRNGEEGVEQSWAFEKAPSGSGELRVEIEASGLAFVDRSPNGLHFVDAETGLGFRYGHATWVDASGRRTSLQAHFSEGRIQLRVPEALLEGSSYPAVLDPVISPEMGMGQPVLGPQVSSQSSPVVSAVGSTWLVVWTDNWAAGNAQLTATRVSSSGTLLDPTGIVVAPSGSRGWVEVSGSSTDWLVVWQNSSSDIEGVRVSSAGVVLDSTPISLVATTDYEYRPSVASSGSGWFLAWEVSVRLSPTSAIRGLRLSSTAQPLGNPIALSNPGFWSVNPQVAFNGSRYLVVWQTTETSGSVFDVRGTRVSADGTVLDPVALSICTAAGNQREVTVAASGSSWLVAWTDERDGASRTNLYGNVVSDSGMMSVTNGQLLVSSWGSAKLPSVTGVSSGGWFLVWEDGSSTYPDILGTRVGSDGRSTGNHVVFANHPRSETAPWVASGAGGSLFVVWEEVHKTLDIHGARVSSTGVNQDPAGLLLSKANNRQYAPAVAYDGMHYLVVWRDTREGEMDIYGTRVTSQGVVLDGAGLAFGTASGVQDQPTVSAGTSGWLVAWEDYQYGTNAGNIQGVKLSREGGVQFGFSIDGPSGNMVTPALSFDGVDWYVVWADGRSQLSSQGWDIFGAKVSSKGSVTPATGTLLTPGFDREQLMPGIAFNGTEHLVVWREYVRYSSTDYDIMGTRITRGGVAQPLGGFVISNAPGEQSMPVVASAGSDWFVAWREGRTSPRLRGARVSSTGVVKDPSGLSLVNATEWKDNLALASDGRSHFLVWEERSSTGNVDIRGMRVLADGTVLDAPFALASAAENEGAPAVAAQGTSEFFVLYQRLGVTGTPTAERVVARKLLFNRPPVAAPLTRTTLEDTPVSVTLSAMDADAEALSYSIVTPPTSGTLSGTPPNLIYSPGEDFHGEDRFTYRATDASGESSAETLVVVTVTPVADAPVGVPLEVSGDEDSSIGLPPLEGRDPDGDAVTIEVETQPSWGVLEGEAGALRYVPAPDFHGEDGFTFIVRDATGLVSAPVRVRIVVAPVNDSPVAHERSVSLDQDTGVDLLLSGVDVDGDALTFHIDRAPAHGTLSGVAPNLRYVPAPRYHGDDDFIFRVHDGQAWSSTAVVRLGVRFVNTAPVAEGQAVSLAEDTSGRVVLAGQDVDGDALTFELVASPAHGVLGGTPPVLTYTPAADFHGEDRFTFIARDSVGAASTPATVVITVTDVNDAPIARDASVRTEEDVARAVTLEARDVDGDSLTFQLATPPAHGTLSGTPPEVTYTPAQDFHGEDSFTFSVSDGTDTSSATVSLTVSSVNDAPVAMAQSRVLEPMATVLMLEGSDVDGDALTFAIHSPPEHGTLEGTPPEVTFTPEEGFRGTTSFSFTVSDGVLGSEPATVTLRVGNSVPVVAFNLVTSQPEEGEPVRFEATAADANGDVLTFHWDFGDGVTSEEVSPVHAYANEGHYEVVLRVSDGIDTVTHSRALEVRNAAPELVPLDLPARAEEGRAVVFQARAQDPGRDDTLTLTWDFGDGTAPVSGAEATHTYADDGTYTVKVTASDDAGAFVQEMREVQVANLPPVPVAVSASTLQAGETLTLRLEAIDAAGAMDPLKWTLVEGPGAVTEAGLYSWSTEPTTDGHFPVRVRVMDDEGGAADLVLEVRVTAPPSVPVSPGSSGGGCASSPGRLSLPAGLLCLLSALASRRRGRRGPRFEMT, via the coding sequence GTGTCCGTCTGGCCCTTGCTGGCGTTGACCTTGACCTTCGGCTGCGCCCAGGACGCGGCGCCGGTGACACCCCACGTCACGGCTCCCGCCCCCGAGGAGCGTGGGGCCGAGGCCCCGTTCGATGTGGGCGCCGTCATCCGGCAGGTCCACTTCTCCTGGCGCGCAGACGCCGAGGGCTTCGGTGGCGGACACTCGACCTATTCGGTCCGTTCGAGCCAGACCGGGCTGACGCTCACGCCCTATCACCACGACCCTCGGAGTGAGGATGTGGTGGCGGCTCCGGGCGAGGCCGAGAAGGCTCGAACGCCGGGCCCGGTCCAGAAGGGCTCTCCCTTCCTCCTGGGGACCCCGAGGCTGACCCGAGGGGGCCGGAGCCTCACCTCCACCCCCGCGGCCACCGGCACGGTGGAGTCCGATGGCCACCTCGTCCTCGCGCGGGGGGAGGTCACCGAACACCTGCGCAACGGCGAGGAGGGCGTCGAGCAGTCCTGGGCCTTCGAGAAGGCGCCCTCGGGCTCGGGCGAGCTGCGGGTGGAGATCGAGGCGAGCGGCCTGGCGTTCGTGGACCGCTCGCCCAACGGCCTGCACTTCGTGGACGCGGAGACGGGCCTGGGCTTCCGGTACGGTCACGCCACGTGGGTGGACGCGAGCGGACGCCGCACGTCCCTCCAGGCCCACTTCAGCGAAGGGCGCATCCAACTGCGCGTCCCTGAAGCGCTGTTGGAGGGCTCCTCGTATCCCGCCGTGCTGGACCCGGTCATCTCCCCGGAGATGGGCATGGGGCAACCGGTGCTGGGACCGCAGGTCTCGAGCCAGTCCTCGCCGGTGGTGTCCGCCGTGGGGAGCACGTGGCTGGTGGTCTGGACGGACAACTGGGCCGCTGGCAACGCGCAGCTCACGGCCACTCGGGTCTCCAGCTCGGGGACGCTGTTGGACCCCACCGGCATCGTCGTGGCGCCGAGCGGTTCGCGCGGCTGGGTCGAGGTCTCCGGCTCCTCGACGGATTGGCTCGTCGTCTGGCAGAACTCGTCCTCGGACATCGAGGGTGTTCGCGTGTCCTCGGCGGGAGTGGTGCTGGACTCGACCCCCATCTCTCTCGTCGCCACGACGGATTATGAGTATCGGCCCTCGGTCGCATCATCGGGCTCGGGGTGGTTCCTGGCCTGGGAGGTGTCCGTTCGTTTGTCTCCGACGTCGGCCATCCGAGGACTCCGCCTGTCATCCACGGCCCAGCCGCTGGGCAATCCCATCGCGCTGAGCAACCCGGGCTTCTGGTCGGTCAACCCGCAGGTCGCCTTCAATGGCTCTCGCTACCTCGTCGTCTGGCAGACCACGGAGACCTCGGGGAGTGTCTTCGATGTTCGCGGCACGCGAGTCTCGGCTGATGGCACGGTGCTGGACCCCGTGGCCTTGAGCATCTGCACGGCGGCGGGGAACCAGCGCGAGGTGACCGTCGCGGCCAGTGGCTCCTCGTGGTTGGTGGCCTGGACGGATGAGCGTGACGGCGCCAGCAGGACCAACCTCTACGGGAACGTCGTGTCCGACTCGGGGATGATGTCCGTTACGAACGGCCAGTTGCTGGTGTCGTCATGGGGCAGCGCGAAGCTCCCCTCCGTGACGGGAGTCTCCTCGGGAGGATGGTTCCTCGTCTGGGAGGATGGTTCGTCGACCTACCCGGATATCCTCGGCACCCGCGTGGGGTCTGATGGGCGCTCGACGGGGAATCATGTCGTCTTCGCCAATCACCCGCGCTCCGAGACCGCGCCCTGGGTTGCCTCGGGGGCCGGTGGCTCGTTGTTCGTCGTCTGGGAGGAGGTCCACAAGACGCTGGACATCCACGGTGCGAGGGTCTCTTCGACGGGTGTGAATCAGGACCCCGCGGGGTTGCTCCTGAGCAAGGCGAACAACCGTCAGTACGCGCCCGCGGTGGCCTACGACGGCATGCATTACCTCGTCGTCTGGCGGGACACGCGAGAGGGCGAGATGGACATCTACGGTACACGCGTGACGAGCCAGGGCGTCGTGCTGGACGGCGCGGGGCTCGCGTTCGGCACGGCGTCGGGTGTCCAGGACCAGCCCACCGTCTCCGCGGGGACTTCGGGGTGGCTCGTCGCCTGGGAGGATTATCAGTACGGGACGAACGCGGGGAACATCCAGGGCGTGAAGCTGAGCCGGGAGGGAGGGGTCCAGTTCGGCTTCAGCATCGACGGGCCCTCTGGAAACATGGTCACCCCCGCGCTGTCCTTCGATGGCGTGGACTGGTACGTGGTCTGGGCCGATGGCCGAAGCCAGCTCAGCAGTCAGGGGTGGGACATCTTCGGCGCGAAGGTCTCCTCGAAAGGGAGCGTCACCCCCGCGACCGGCACGCTGCTGACCCCTGGGTTTGATCGCGAGCAGCTCATGCCTGGGATTGCCTTCAACGGCACGGAGCACCTCGTCGTCTGGCGCGAGTACGTGCGTTACTCGTCCACGGACTACGACATCATGGGCACGCGCATCACGCGCGGGGGGGTCGCGCAGCCCCTGGGGGGCTTCGTCATCTCCAATGCTCCGGGCGAGCAGTCGATGCCCGTGGTCGCGTCGGCGGGTTCTGATTGGTTCGTCGCCTGGAGGGAGGGGCGCACGTCGCCGCGCCTCCGTGGCGCGCGAGTGTCCTCCACGGGCGTGGTGAAGGACCCGTCGGGTTTGTCGCTCGTCAACGCGACGGAGTGGAAGGACAACCTGGCCCTGGCCTCGGACGGGCGCAGCCACTTCCTCGTCTGGGAGGAGCGGTCCTCGACGGGCAACGTCGACATTCGAGGGATGAGAGTCCTCGCCGATGGCACCGTGCTCGATGCGCCCTTCGCGCTGGCCTCCGCCGCGGAGAACGAAGGTGCTCCCGCTGTCGCCGCGCAGGGGACCTCGGAGTTCTTCGTGCTGTACCAGCGGCTCGGAGTCACGGGCACACCGACGGCCGAGCGGGTCGTGGCGCGCAAGCTCCTCTTCAACCGTCCTCCCGTGGCCGCGCCGCTCACTCGAACGACCCTCGAGGACACGCCCGTGTCGGTGACCTTGAGCGCGATGGACGCGGATGCGGAGGCCCTGAGCTATTCCATCGTGACGCCTCCGACGTCCGGCACGCTGTCGGGCACACCTCCGAACCTCATCTACAGCCCAGGCGAGGACTTCCACGGCGAGGACCGGTTCACCTATCGAGCGACGGATGCCTCGGGGGAGAGCTCGGCGGAGACCTTGGTGGTCGTGACGGTGACGCCCGTCGCCGACGCACCGGTGGGAGTTCCCCTTGAAGTGTCGGGGGATGAAGACTCCTCGATTGGCTTGCCACCGCTTGAGGGCAGAGACCCGGATGGAGATGCCGTCACCATCGAGGTGGAGACCCAGCCTTCGTGGGGCGTGCTGGAGGGTGAGGCCGGGGCCCTGCGCTACGTACCCGCGCCGGACTTCCATGGGGAGGATGGCTTCACGTTCATCGTCCGGGACGCGACGGGGTTGGTGTCGGCGCCTGTTCGTGTGCGCATCGTCGTGGCTCCGGTCAACGACTCACCGGTGGCCCATGAGCGAAGCGTGTCGCTGGACCAGGACACGGGCGTGGACCTGTTGTTGTCCGGCGTGGATGTGGATGGGGACGCGCTGACCTTCCACATCGACCGGGCTCCGGCCCATGGGACGTTGAGCGGTGTCGCGCCGAATCTGCGCTACGTGCCCGCGCCGCGATATCACGGCGACGACGACTTCATCTTCCGGGTCCACGATGGACAGGCCTGGTCCAGTACCGCGGTGGTGCGTCTTGGCGTGAGGTTCGTGAACACCGCGCCCGTCGCCGAGGGGCAGGCGGTCTCGTTGGCGGAGGATACGTCGGGGAGGGTGGTGCTCGCGGGGCAGGACGTGGACGGAGACGCGCTGACCTTCGAGTTGGTGGCCTCGCCCGCTCATGGTGTCCTCGGTGGAACCCCACCCGTGCTCACGTACACTCCGGCCGCTGACTTCCATGGCGAGGATCGCTTCACGTTCATCGCGAGGGACTCCGTGGGCGCGGCTTCGACCCCGGCCACGGTGGTCATCACCGTGACGGACGTCAATGACGCGCCCATCGCGCGGGATGCGTCGGTGCGGACCGAGGAGGATGTGGCTCGGGCTGTCACCCTCGAGGCTCGGGATGTGGACGGCGATTCGCTGACGTTCCAACTCGCCACGCCTCCGGCGCACGGGACGCTCAGCGGTACGCCGCCAGAAGTGACCTACACCCCAGCGCAGGACTTCCACGGGGAGGACTCGTTCACTTTCTCCGTGTCAGACGGCACGGACACGTCTTCCGCAACGGTGTCCCTCACGGTGTCGTCCGTGAACGACGCCCCCGTCGCCATGGCGCAATCGCGAGTGCTCGAGCCCATGGCCACGGTGTTGATGCTCGAAGGCTCGGATGTGGATGGGGATGCGCTCACGTTCGCCATCCATTCGCCTCCCGAACATGGGACACTCGAGGGCACCCCGCCCGAGGTCACCTTCACTCCCGAGGAGGGCTTCCGAGGGACGACGTCCTTCTCCTTCACGGTGTCGGATGGCGTGCTGGGCTCGGAGCCCGCCACGGTGACGCTGCGCGTGGGCAACAGCGTGCCCGTGGTCGCGTTCAATCTGGTGACATCACAGCCGGAGGAGGGCGAGCCCGTCCGGTTCGAGGCGACAGCCGCTGACGCGAACGGAGATGTGCTGACCTTCCACTGGGACTTCGGAGACGGCGTGACGTCCGAGGAGGTCAGCCCCGTGCATGCCTATGCCAACGAGGGCCATTACGAGGTGGTGTTGCGTGTCTCGGATGGCATCGACACGGTGACTCACTCCCGAGCGCTGGAGGTCCGCAACGCGGCGCCGGAGCTGGTGCCGCTGGACCTCCCCGCGCGGGCCGAGGAGGGCAGGGCGGTTGTCTTCCAGGCGCGGGCCCAGGACCCCGGGCGCGATGACACGCTCACCCTGACGTGGGACTTCGGCGACGGCACTGCACCCGTGTCCGGAGCGGAGGCCACACACACGTACGCGGACGACGGGACGTACACGGTGAAGGTCACCGCAAGCGACGACGCGGGCGCCTTCGTGCAGGAGATGCGCGAGGTCCAGGTCGCGAACCTGCCTCCGGTTCCCGTGGCGGTATCCGCGAGCACGCTCCAGGCGGGCGAGACGCTCACGTTGCGGCTGGAGGCCATCGACGCGGCGGGAGCGATGGACCCGTTGAAGTGGACCTTGGTGGAAGGACCCGGGGCCGTGACTGAAGCGGGCCTCTACTCTTGGAGCACGGAGCCGACGACGGATGGACACTTCCCGGTGCGAGTCCGCGTGATGGATGACGAGGGTGGAGCGGCGGACCTGGTGCTCGAGGTGCGTGTCACCGCGCCGCCGTCGGTGCCCGTGTCGCCGGGAAGCAGTGGCGGAGGCTGCGCGTCCAGTCCTGGGAGACTGTCGCTTCCAGCAGGGCTCTTGTGTCTGCTGTCGGCGCTGGCTTCTCGTCGGCGCGGACGCCGAGGCCCTCGCTTCGAGATGACTTGA
- a CDS encoding polysaccharide lyase gives MKTKNLSVVAGVALLALGLVAEAASLFRNTGTLSGWSSVNREHQGSVNEVTNVTYEGPTALKMTQVYDAAYSGRYHSEVMRSNVYRRGDTGFYGFAFRLQADWQFQPQSYNIAQFIADFSDTGCDDYMPSSMVWLSGNQLFTRVKQGTVCNQKTVTFGNLATVTAGEWHKVVIQAKWASDGTGFYKMWFDGTKVLEQYNLSTTVADDRYFQFRVGLYANGWYDSGYMQGSQGTRSIWFDEIGVGTTFADADPAQW, from the coding sequence ATGAAAACCAAGAATCTGAGTGTCGTTGCTGGCGTCGCGTTGTTGGCATTGGGTCTGGTCGCGGAGGCGGCGTCGCTCTTCCGCAACACGGGGACGTTGTCTGGCTGGAGCTCCGTCAACCGGGAGCACCAAGGTTCGGTGAACGAGGTGACGAACGTCACCTATGAGGGGCCGACGGCCCTCAAGATGACGCAGGTCTACGATGCGGCCTACAGCGGCCGGTACCACTCGGAGGTGATGCGCAGCAACGTGTACCGCCGAGGGGACACGGGCTTCTACGGCTTCGCGTTCCGGTTGCAGGCGGACTGGCAGTTCCAGCCGCAGTCCTACAACATCGCGCAGTTCATCGCGGACTTCTCCGACACGGGCTGTGACGACTACATGCCGTCGAGCATGGTGTGGCTGTCGGGCAACCAGCTCTTCACGCGGGTGAAGCAGGGGACGGTCTGCAATCAGAAGACGGTGACGTTCGGCAACCTGGCCACGGTGACGGCGGGCGAGTGGCACAAGGTCGTGATTCAGGCGAAGTGGGCCTCGGACGGGACGGGCTTCTACAAGATGTGGTTCGACGGGACGAAGGTCCTGGAGCAGTACAACCTGAGCACGACGGTGGCGGACGACCGCTACTTCCAGTTCCGCGTCGGCCTGTATGCCAATGGCTGGTACGACAGTGGATACATGCAGGGCAGCCAGGGAACGCGGAGCATCTGGTTCGACGAGATTGGCGTGGGCACGACCTTCGCCGACGCCGACCCCGCGCAGTGGTAG
- a CDS encoding YopT-type cysteine protease domain-containing protein, giving the protein MFDEKVEALYRKHLTGLALAYRHMAQRQFDSAGVCLSLACRWIREISAADLWMGWSLKQTSADRVARVLLDIQVVIARHKAYLAQRDKNEVKVLELRVRDQLRREVAALRDSKLDDKENAEFADAVKKAKGWVAHQNGSWVTQPEVALAQTYDLDLEGVGAWEFADDDDTKKKLQALLGKLPTSTAYLVLWRGVGEKAESHAVGLYKSHGALWQDWYVFDPNFGEFKINSLSKAANAIWATGAYLGMRGLRLVEAKRRQPAAGAAA; this is encoded by the coding sequence GTGTTTGATGAGAAGGTGGAGGCGCTGTACCGGAAGCACCTCACGGGGTTGGCTCTGGCGTATCGCCACATGGCCCAGAGGCAATTTGATTCGGCGGGTGTCTGCCTCTCATTGGCGTGCCGGTGGATCCGGGAGATCAGCGCGGCGGACCTCTGGATGGGCTGGTCGCTCAAGCAGACCTCGGCGGACCGGGTGGCCAGGGTTCTGCTCGACATCCAGGTGGTCATCGCTCGACACAAGGCCTACCTCGCGCAGCGGGACAAGAACGAGGTGAAGGTCCTGGAGCTTCGCGTGCGGGACCAGTTGAGGCGAGAGGTCGCCGCCCTCCGTGACTCCAAGCTGGATGACAAGGAGAATGCCGAGTTCGCCGATGCAGTGAAGAAGGCCAAGGGCTGGGTGGCCCACCAGAATGGCTCCTGGGTGACGCAGCCGGAGGTGGCTCTCGCGCAGACTTACGACCTCGACCTCGAGGGGGTCGGAGCGTGGGAGTTCGCGGACGATGATGACACCAAGAAGAAGCTCCAGGCGCTTCTGGGGAAGCTCCCCACCTCGACGGCGTATCTCGTGCTCTGGCGAGGCGTTGGCGAGAAGGCGGAGAGCCACGCCGTGGGGCTCTACAAGAGCCATGGAGCCCTCTGGCAGGATTGGTATGTCTTCGACCCGAACTTCGGTGAGTTCAAGATCAACTCATTGAGCAAGGCCGCCAATGCCATCTGGGCGACGGGCGCGTACCTGGGGATGCGCGGCCTGCGCCTGGTCGAGGCCAAGAGGAGACAGCCCGCGGCAGGTGCCGCCGCCTGA